The proteins below come from a single Treponema phagedenis genomic window:
- a CDS encoding GTPase family protein — protein MDNLPIKRINNNLDDIFKIYENISSIFDSINVLPEPITKKLKDAILNDQELKKLMEGVRDRRPPRFVLIGDSGAGKSTLINAIVGHYAVDESDVYRGTKSAEYIPIKDETGNIIWEFLDTRGVSEQSECSEKSAEDQLIDEINSMSPDAVIYVRKADDRTEIDSKLEFLKKTTEEMKKNRKVPPSIFVVSSQCDKLAPSSQVDPKAYTKNERKMANIREREIQLKELFEKHQLKFKAILSVSSSMEWDLPYEELKQLPIEEHMQHCITDYRYNIDQLMDVIMDSLEDENAKIGLAVARNVKSVLNGLAKKFTHSFAAVSATVALTPIPVSDIVILCTLQAVLVMIIAALSGRKLSMQSAAEVVTSLGGVGAIGFGLRTAAQQASKFLNLVFPGAGSGVSAAIATAGTEMIGEAARRYYIEGIKIKELSNQ, from the coding sequence ATGGATAATCTACCAATAAAAAGGATTAACAACAATCTAGATGATATATTTAAAATTTACGAAAATATATCAAGCATTTTTGATTCTATTAATGTATTACCTGAGCCGATAACAAAAAAATTAAAAGATGCAATACTAAATGATCAAGAGTTAAAAAAATTGATGGAGGGAGTAAGGGACCGGAGGCCGCCGCGTTTTGTATTGATCGGAGATTCCGGCGCAGGAAAAAGTACTTTGATAAATGCAATTGTGGGACACTATGCCGTAGATGAATCAGATGTTTATAGGGGAACAAAGAGTGCTGAGTATATTCCGATAAAAGACGAAACCGGAAATATAATCTGGGAATTTCTTGATACCCGCGGTGTTTCGGAACAGAGCGAATGCAGTGAAAAAAGTGCAGAGGATCAGCTCATTGATGAAATTAATTCCATGTCTCCTGATGCAGTAATTTATGTAAGAAAAGCAGATGACAGAACTGAAATTGATAGTAAATTGGAGTTTTTAAAAAAGACTACTGAAGAAATGAAAAAAAACAGAAAAGTACCGCCAAGCATTTTTGTGGTGAGCAGTCAATGTGATAAACTTGCTCCATCATCTCAAGTAGATCCTAAAGCATATACAAAAAATGAACGGAAAATGGCAAATATTCGTGAGAGAGAAATTCAGTTAAAAGAGCTATTTGAAAAGCATCAACTCAAATTCAAAGCAATTCTGTCCGTTTCTTCATCGATGGAATGGGATTTACCCTATGAAGAATTAAAACAGTTGCCAATAGAAGAACATATGCAGCACTGTATTACTGATTACAGGTATAATATTGATCAGTTAATGGATGTGATTATGGATTCTTTGGAAGATGAAAATGCAAAAATTGGGCTTGCGGTAGCTCGTAATGTGAAATCTGTTTTAAACGGATTAGCGAAGAAATTTACACATTCTTTTGCAGCTGTTTCTGCTACAGTTGCCCTAACGCCTATTCCTGTGAGCGATATTGTTATCCTTTGTACGTTGCAAGCTGTATTAGTAATGATAATTGCGGCATTGAGTGGCAGAAAACTGAGTATGCAATCTGCTGCTGAAGTAGTAACTTCACTTGGCGGAGTAGGTGCTATAGGCTTTGGGTTACGAACTGCAGCGCAACAGGCAAGTAAATTTTTAAACTTGGTATTCCCCGGTGCCGGCTCAGGAGTAAGTGCTGCGATAGCCACTGCCGGAACTGAAATGATAGGTGAAGCAGCTCGACGGTATTACATTGAAGGAATTAAAATCAAAGAACTGAGTAACCAATAA
- a CDS encoding transposase translates to MRRYSQEFKQQALQMSDEIGTREAAKNLGISYGTLTDWRKTKNRYKASDGAATAKAIVLDERERQLQREIKELKEANEILQGALAFFVKGWKK, encoded by the coding sequence ATGCGACGTTATAGTCAAGAATTTAAACAGCAGGCATTACAAATGTCTGATGAAATCGGCACAAGAGAAGCAGCGAAGAATCTCGGTATTTCATACGGGACGCTGACCGATTGGCGAAAAACGAAAAATCGCTATAAAGCAAGCGACGGAGCTGCAACGGCAAAAGCTATCGTTTTGGATGAGCGAGAGAGACAGCTCCAACGCGAAATCAAAGAGCTCAAAGAAGCCAACGAAATCTTGCAAGGCGCACTCGCTTTTTTCGTGAAGGGCTGGAAGAAGTGA
- a CDS encoding helix-turn-helix transcriptional regulator — protein MFEKIFATLPEKSVLIDSCWLDNSVTFIADPAPDINHQTFSSVFTAVKLRMPIGFSYRSLKTDSYEKRKINPYHIICQRGAWYVMGFCRNKNDLRIFSFSRIKDLHLFETEQFEMPADFNPEKYIDKNIGVWLTKREPFTVRLLFSNEVGVFAEERMWSKEQTVTVHDDKTVEVSFKTTQLEEIKRFVLGQGATVQVLEPQELIDEVRAELEKMRTLYGNVNISSVFLSPKCMFKPLHSFSL, from the coding sequence GTGTTTGAAAAGATATTTGCAACATTGCCAGAGAAGTCTGTTCTGATTGATTCTTGTTGGCTTGATAATTCCGTTACCTTTATTGCAGACCCCGCTCCGGATATTAATCATCAAACCTTTTCTTCCGTGTTCACTGCGGTCAAGCTGCGTATGCCGATAGGCTTTTCATATCGCAGCTTAAAAACGGACTCGTATGAAAAGCGCAAGATAAATCCCTATCACATTATTTGCCAAAGAGGAGCGTGGTATGTTATGGGCTTTTGCCGCAATAAAAACGACCTGCGCATTTTTTCTTTTAGTCGAATAAAAGATTTACATCTTTTTGAAACAGAGCAATTTGAAATGCCTGCTGATTTTAATCCCGAAAAATACATTGACAAAAATATCGGCGTGTGGCTTACCAAGCGCGAACCCTTTACCGTGCGGCTTTTATTTTCGAATGAGGTAGGCGTTTTTGCCGAAGAGCGCATGTGGAGCAAGGAGCAAACAGTAACCGTGCACGATGATAAAACAGTTGAAGTAAGTTTTAAAACTACCCAGCTTGAAGAAATAAAACGCTTTGTCTTAGGGCAAGGTGCAACCGTGCAAGTACTGGAGCCGCAGGAGCTGATTGACGAGGTGCGGGCGGAGCTTGAGAAGATGAGGACATTATATGGAAATGTCAATATCAGTTCAGTATTTTTATCCCCTAAATGTATGTTCAAGCCACTACATTCTTTTTCTTTGTGA
- a CDS encoding HTH domain-containing protein, translating into MSMDRKEGRMRFWRLLQIDEALRTKTYPEITTLAEELDVSTRTIQRDIEFMRYMYKAPIARRV; encoded by the coding sequence ATGAGTATGGATAGGAAAGAAGGAAGAATGCGTTTTTGGCGGCTTTTGCAAATCGATGAAGCACTCCGTACAAAGACATATCCTGAAATTACAACGCTGGCTGAAGAGCTTGATGTAAGCACGCGGACAATACAACGCGATATTGAATTTATGCGGTATATGTATAAGGCTCCGATTGCAAGGCGTGTTTGA
- a CDS encoding PTS sugar transporter subunit IIA has translation MNLKTVLTPETVNLHLKGTSKEEIIDELLEMLVQANLVTDKAAARACVLDRERKMSTGMKHGIAIPHGKTDSVKDLVACIGISDNPVDFDSLDQEPCRIFIMTLSPIDKTGPHLQFLAEVSLLFKSAEKREEILKATDKAEVIRILTE, from the coding sequence ATGAACTTGAAAACTGTATTAACACCCGAAACTGTAAATCTTCATTTAAAGGGTACTTCTAAAGAAGAAATTATTGATGAATTGCTTGAAATGCTCGTTCAAGCAAACTTAGTAACGGATAAGGCTGCCGCTCGAGCGTGCGTTCTTGACAGAGAACGAAAAATGTCTACAGGTATGAAGCACGGAATTGCGATTCCGCATGGAAAAACTGATTCTGTAAAAGATTTAGTTGCCTGTATCGGTATTTCTGATAATCCGGTAGATTTTGATTCGCTGGATCAAGAACCTTGCCGTATTTTTATCATGACGTTGTCTCCTATTGATAAAACCGGACCACACCTGCAATTTTTAGCGGAAGTCAGCCTCTTATTTAAGAGTGCGGAAAAACGCGAGGAAATACTTAAAGCAACAGATAAGGCTGAAGTAATTAGAATTTTAACGGAGTAA
- a CDS encoding transglycosylase SLT domain-containing protein: protein MTNFKFYPKKIFLSLFIFGFVLLCAKIIFSDFLTVSDTIKNASEEIELAGVAPMPMSTDNLGKTGEDVLLNLYRNSAKREEVIAFFSKVTGSSSVAQIILRNADKNDIPPALAFAVAREESKFKPRAVNINAGGSIDRGLFQLNNLTFPKLGEKDFFDPETNAYYGLTYLRYCLDLSGNKVSALAMYNAGTGKVRNNRTPYITLTYISKVLDYSAGLERDFLSQLR, encoded by the coding sequence ATGACAAATTTTAAATTTTATCCAAAAAAGATATTTTTAAGCCTTTTTATTTTTGGCTTTGTTTTACTTTGTGCAAAAATAATTTTTTCCGATTTTTTAACGGTTTCAGATACAATCAAAAATGCTTCTGAGGAAATTGAGCTTGCAGGGGTTGCTCCGATGCCGATGAGCACGGACAATTTGGGAAAAACCGGAGAGGATGTTTTGCTTAATCTGTACCGTAATTCTGCAAAAAGAGAAGAGGTGATTGCTTTCTTTTCCAAAGTAACCGGAAGTTCCTCTGTTGCGCAGATTATATTGAGAAACGCCGATAAAAATGATATTCCGCCAGCTTTAGCCTTTGCTGTTGCTCGGGAAGAAAGTAAATTTAAACCAAGAGCTGTTAATATTAATGCCGGAGGCAGTATTGACCGCGGGCTTTTTCAGCTTAATAATTTGACTTTCCCAAAACTAGGTGAAAAAGATTTTTTTGACCCTGAAACTAATGCATATTATGGCTTAACATATTTAAGATATTGTCTTGACTTATCGGGAAATAAAGTTTCCGCTCTTGCGATGTATAATGCGGGAACAGGAAAGGTAAGAAACAACCGGACACCGTATATCACACTTACCTATATATCAAAAGTGCTTGATTACAGTGCCGGATTGGAGCGAGATTTTCTCTCTCAATTAAGATAA
- a CDS encoding SIMPL domain-containing protein yields the protein MKDLFITKKHIGLSILFVSLFIFSSCTKPESVPRTISVSGSATVYAEPDEATISFSLYTKEQNLAAAKEKNDALLANAHKVFSTYAIVPKDIRLDHVNIRPDYRYDRDGVRIFLGYAVEQNISVTLKALKNYEALLTDILKVGVDRINNVSFSVQDSRKYKDEARINAIQTAEEKAELFCSAPKNNGVKLSLGKVLSINETASNMYSSGISNVYSQRQVLYKTEEGADASAGGITPMGQIPIRAEVFVTFELK from the coding sequence ATGAAAGATTTATTTATCACAAAAAAACATATCGGATTATCGATTCTATTTGTAAGTTTATTTATTTTTTCATCTTGCACAAAGCCTGAGTCCGTACCACGGACAATCTCTGTTTCGGGGTCTGCGACCGTGTATGCGGAGCCTGATGAGGCAACCATTTCTTTCAGCTTATATACGAAGGAGCAGAACCTTGCAGCGGCAAAAGAAAAAAACGATGCGTTATTAGCAAATGCACATAAGGTTTTTAGCACATATGCGATTGTCCCCAAAGATATCAGGCTTGATCACGTGAATATCCGTCCTGACTACCGCTATGACCGAGACGGGGTTCGTATTTTTTTAGGCTATGCGGTAGAACAAAATATTTCCGTTACCTTAAAAGCACTTAAAAACTATGAAGCTCTTCTAACTGATATTTTAAAGGTTGGCGTTGACAGAATTAATAATGTCAGCTTTTCAGTTCAGGACAGCCGCAAATATAAGGATGAGGCACGAATAAACGCAATACAAACTGCGGAAGAAAAAGCAGAACTTTTTTGCAGCGCCCCGAAAAACAACGGCGTAAAGCTGTCGCTCGGCAAAGTGCTTTCCATTAACGAAACAGCATCCAATATGTATTCGTCCGGAATTTCCAATGTGTATTCCCAACGGCAGGTATTATATAAAACGGAAGAAGGCGCCGACGCCTCAGCCGGCGGAATAACTCCGATGGGACAAATTCCGATACGAGCGGAAGTATTTGTAACTTTTGAATTAAAGTAA
- a CDS encoding (deoxy)nucleoside triphosphate pyrophosphohydrolase: MKKIRVAAAIICKDGKVFAARRKGGTYDGFWEFPGGKIESGETAEQALIREVREELNAEISIQSFFKRVRWEYPEFILSMDCFLCSLKTPAYELCVHQDARWLDTTEINSVQWLPADISIIEELKTVL; the protein is encoded by the coding sequence ATGAAGAAGATTAGAGTTGCAGCTGCCATTATCTGCAAAGACGGAAAGGTTTTTGCCGCTCGGCGCAAAGGCGGTACATACGATGGATTCTGGGAGTTTCCCGGAGGAAAAATTGAATCAGGGGAAACGGCGGAACAGGCTCTTATCCGCGAGGTAAGAGAAGAGCTAAATGCCGAAATCAGTATCCAATCCTTTTTTAAAAGAGTGCGTTGGGAATATCCCGAATTTATTTTGAGCATGGATTGTTTTTTATGCAGCCTTAAAACGCCTGCCTATGAGCTTTGCGTGCACCAAGATGCACGCTGGCTTGATACAACCGAAATCAATTCAGTACAATGGCTTCCCGCGGATATCAGTATTATCGAAGAATTAAAAACAGTTTTATAA
- the dnaJ gene encoding molecular chaperone DnaJ — translation MAERDYYEVLGVSKTATNDEIKKAYRKLAIQYHPDKNPGNKEAEEKFKEATKAYEVLIDEKKRSIYDQYGAEGLNGMGGAGGFDPSAFQGFEDIFGGGFSDIFENLFGGAFGGFGSSSRQSGTRSGRGANLRYDLEISFEEAVYGKKAELNYSRDETCSECKGSGSKSGGRKMCPDCKGTGQIRRNTGFFSIAQACPRCGGEGTVIENPCTRCHGSGVERKKQKIIITIPAGVEEGKRITIPKQGNAGRAGGEYGDLYVFIFIRKHAYFEREGNDLYCAVPISMTQAALGADITVTTLDKKKIKVKIPAGTQHGALIREKGQGVPAQRRAGDLYIKILIRIPSRLSSRAKALLEEVAKIEGENESPDLISLSSL, via the coding sequence GTGGCGGAAAGAGATTATTATGAAGTTCTCGGCGTTTCAAAAACGGCAACAAATGACGAAATAAAAAAAGCATACCGAAAACTGGCAATTCAATACCATCCCGATAAAAATCCGGGAAATAAAGAAGCGGAAGAAAAATTTAAAGAAGCAACCAAGGCATACGAAGTGCTTATTGATGAAAAAAAGCGCAGTATCTATGACCAATACGGAGCGGAAGGCTTAAACGGCATGGGCGGCGCGGGAGGTTTTGATCCTTCGGCATTTCAAGGCTTTGAAGATATTTTCGGCGGAGGTTTTTCAGACATCTTTGAAAATCTTTTCGGCGGTGCTTTTGGCGGTTTTGGGAGCTCTTCCCGCCAATCCGGAACACGCTCCGGACGCGGCGCTAATTTACGGTATGATTTGGAAATTTCATTTGAAGAAGCGGTATACGGTAAAAAGGCCGAGTTGAACTATTCGCGCGATGAAACTTGTTCTGAATGTAAAGGATCCGGCAGCAAAAGCGGCGGACGTAAAATGTGCCCCGACTGTAAAGGTACCGGACAAATACGTAGAAATACCGGCTTTTTTTCGATAGCGCAAGCTTGTCCCCGCTGCGGCGGCGAAGGCACTGTTATTGAAAACCCTTGCACACGCTGTCACGGAAGCGGCGTAGAGCGTAAAAAGCAAAAAATTATTATTACTATTCCTGCCGGCGTTGAAGAAGGAAAACGTATTACCATTCCCAAGCAGGGAAATGCCGGCAGAGCCGGCGGCGAGTACGGCGACCTGTATGTGTTTATTTTTATACGAAAACATGCGTATTTTGAGCGCGAGGGTAATGATTTGTACTGTGCGGTACCGATTTCCATGACACAGGCGGCGCTCGGTGCGGATATTACGGTTACCACGCTCGATAAGAAAAAAATCAAAGTAAAGATTCCTGCCGGAACACAACACGGAGCCCTTATACGGGAAAAAGGACAGGGTGTTCCTGCCCAACGTAGAGCAGGAGACCTCTATATCAAAATACTGATTCGGATTCCGTCCAGACTCTCGTCCAGGGCAAAAGCATTGCTTGAAGAAGTTGCTAAAATTGAAGGTGAGAATGAATCACCCGATCTTATTTCACTTTCGAGTTTATGA
- the dnaK gene encoding molecular chaperone DnaK: MGKIIGIDLGTTNSCVAVMEGGEPVVIQNAEGGRTTPSIVGFTSKDERIVGQPAKNQMVTNPARTVYSVKRFIGHRYNELTDELKRVPYKIVPQGEDVRIDIDGKLYSTQEISAFVLQKMKKTAEDYLGETVTEAVITVPAYFNDAQRQATKDAGKIAGLEVKRIINEPTAASLAFGFNKDSKKEKTIAVYDLGGGTFDISILELGDGVFEVKSTNGDTHLGGDDFDARIVNWLEEGFKNETGIDLGKDRMALQRLREAAEKAKIALSSSASTEINLPFITADANGPRHLERTLTRAEFEKMTDDLFERTKEPCRKALNDAGISPDKIDEILLVGGSTRMPKVLQIIKEIFGKEGSKGVNPDEAVAIGAAIQGGILGGDVKDVLLLDVTPLSLGIETMGGVFTPLINRNTTIPTRKSQVFSTAADGQTAVSIHVLQGERGMASQNRTLGNFDLVGIPPAPRGVPQIEVTFDIDANGIVHVSAKDLGTGKEQHIRIESSSGLSESEIDRMVKEAEANAESDKKEREKVETRNNADSMIYQTEKTLKEMGDKINGADKQHIEEAIADLKKELEDDNTDAIKAKTEALQQAAYKIAEEMYKQQGAAGAGQTQDGGHTDAGPTHGTADDVDYEVVKDNDDK; encoded by the coding sequence ATGGGAAAGATTATTGGAATCGATTTAGGAACAACAAACTCATGTGTTGCGGTAATGGAAGGCGGAGAGCCGGTTGTTATTCAAAATGCGGAGGGCGGCAGAACAACACCCTCTATTGTCGGTTTTACTTCGAAGGATGAGCGCATTGTCGGTCAGCCTGCAAAAAACCAGATGGTAACAAACCCCGCACGCACGGTATACTCGGTAAAGCGTTTTATCGGGCACAGGTATAATGAACTCACCGATGAGTTAAAACGGGTGCCGTATAAAATTGTTCCGCAAGGGGAAGATGTCCGCATTGATATTGACGGCAAATTGTATTCCACACAGGAAATTTCCGCATTTGTTTTGCAAAAAATGAAAAAAACCGCCGAAGACTATCTCGGCGAAACGGTTACCGAAGCAGTTATTACGGTTCCCGCTTATTTTAACGACGCACAGCGCCAGGCAACAAAGGATGCGGGAAAAATTGCCGGTTTGGAAGTAAAGCGTATTATTAACGAACCTACCGCAGCTTCTCTTGCGTTCGGGTTTAATAAAGATTCAAAAAAAGAAAAAACCATCGCTGTGTATGACCTTGGCGGCGGTACATTCGATATTTCAATCTTGGAATTGGGCGACGGCGTATTTGAAGTAAAATCCACAAACGGAGATACGCACCTCGGCGGCGATGATTTTGACGCGCGCATTGTAAACTGGCTTGAGGAAGGTTTTAAGAATGAAACCGGAATCGATTTGGGTAAAGACCGTATGGCATTGCAGCGCTTAAGAGAGGCGGCTGAAAAGGCAAAAATAGCGCTTTCTTCTTCAGCTTCAACCGAAATCAACTTGCCGTTTATTACCGCGGATGCAAACGGTCCCCGCCATTTGGAGCGAACGTTAACACGGGCGGAATTTGAAAAAATGACCGATGACCTTTTTGAACGAACCAAGGAGCCTTGCCGCAAAGCATTGAATGACGCAGGCATAAGCCCCGATAAAATAGACGAAATTTTGCTGGTAGGCGGTTCAACCAGAATGCCGAAAGTTCTGCAAATTATCAAAGAGATTTTTGGAAAAGAAGGTTCAAAAGGGGTCAACCCCGATGAAGCGGTTGCAATCGGTGCCGCAATACAAGGCGGTATTTTAGGCGGAGATGTAAAAGACGTACTCTTGCTTGACGTAACACCGCTTTCGCTCGGTATCGAAACTATGGGAGGCGTGTTTACGCCGCTTATCAATCGAAACACCACTATTCCGACAAGGAAGAGTCAGGTGTTCTCTACCGCAGCGGACGGACAAACGGCAGTTTCCATTCACGTTCTGCAAGGAGAGCGCGGAATGGCAAGCCAAAACAGAACGCTCGGGAATTTTGACCTTGTGGGAATTCCGCCTGCGCCGCGCGGTGTACCGCAAATTGAGGTTACCTTCGATATTGATGCAAACGGCATTGTCCACGTTTCCGCAAAAGATCTCGGCACCGGAAAAGAGCAGCATATCAGAATTGAAAGCTCAAGCGGTTTAAGCGAAAGTGAAATTGACCGCATGGTAAAAGAAGCCGAAGCAAATGCCGAAAGCGACAAAAAAGAGCGCGAAAAGGTTGAAACACGTAATAATGCGGATTCAATGATTTATCAAACCGAAAAAACCCTCAAAGAAATGGGAGATAAAATAAACGGTGCGGATAAACAACATATCGAAGAAGCAATTGCGGATTTGAAAAAAGAGCTTGAAGACGATAACACCGATGCGATAAAGGCAAAAACCGAAGCTTTGCAGCAAGCTGCATATAAGATTGCGGAAGAAATGTACAAACAACAAGGAGCAGCCGGAGCGGGACAGACTCAAGACGGCGGCCATACCGATGCAGGCCCAACGCACGGCACCGCAGACGATGTTGACTACGAAGTAGTAAAAGACAACGACGACAAATAA
- the grpE gene encoding nucleotide exchange factor GrpE — protein sequence MSKKEKKNEHTTKPAEARQPETAASAEAEKAAETSAEVPKTEANPLEAKVAELEAQNKELQNQYLRKAADFDNYRKRMIKEKQEAIDYANANLLNDILPILDNFDRAIEAGTKQSEGGSVAAFAEGVTMIRNEFSSMLESKYGLSYYPSLDCPFDPNLHEAVAMTPSKDVQEQKVGAELQKGYKLKDRILRHAKVMVFMPEEKEGAEAEKPAETTEKDTK from the coding sequence ATGAGCAAAAAAGAAAAAAAGAATGAGCACACCACAAAACCTGCGGAAGCTCGGCAACCGGAGACTGCCGCCTCAGCGGAGGCGGAAAAGGCAGCGGAAACTTCTGCGGAGGTGCCGAAGACTGAGGCAAATCCTTTAGAGGCGAAGGTTGCGGAACTTGAAGCTCAAAACAAGGAATTGCAGAATCAGTATTTGCGCAAAGCTGCCGATTTTGACAATTATCGCAAGCGAATGATCAAGGAAAAACAGGAAGCGATTGACTACGCAAATGCCAATCTGCTGAACGATATTCTGCCAATACTGGATAATTTTGACCGCGCTATCGAAGCGGGAACAAAGCAATCGGAAGGTGGATCGGTCGCAGCTTTTGCGGAAGGCGTTACAATGATTCGCAACGAGTTCAGCTCTATGTTGGAATCAAAGTACGGGCTGAGCTATTATCCCTCGCTTGATTGTCCCTTTGACCCGAACCTGCATGAAGCGGTTGCAATGACACCGTCCAAGGATGTGCAGGAGCAGAAAGTCGGAGCCGAACTTCAAAAAGGCTATAAATTAAAAGATAGAATACTCAGGCATGCAAAGGTTATGGTTTTTATGCCGGAGGAAAAAGAAGGGGCAGAGGCGGAAAAACCCGCTGAAACAACAGAGAAAGATACAAAATAG
- a CDS encoding V-type ATP synthase subunit B produces MRGVEYRGLSSVDGPIVITKRRENAFFGEITAVRDRSRGVRTGRIIDLSSEYCVVQIFGSTSGLSLDHTSIEFLEAPMELRVSEGLMGRVFDGLGKPIDGYPEVFSSELRNVNGYPINPYARIYPRDFIQTGISSIDGMNTLIRGQKLPIFSGNGLSHNKLTAQIIRQAKILSGDEEFVMVFAGMGIKYDVARFFIENFEKTGVLSRVVMFLSLADAPSIERIITPRCALTAAEYLAFEKGKHVLVVLTDMTNYCEALREISATLSEVPGRKGYPGYLYSDLAELYERAGRIKGSEGSITQIPILSMPSDDISHPIPDLTGYITEGQIVLDRELFQKGIYPPISVLPSLSRLMKDGIGEGMTRDDHQAVSSQAFAAYSKVHTVRNLAAIIGEEELSKEDKQYLHFGELFERYFLGQDEYENRSIEQTLDIAWALLSVLPQNELYRLSPQLKEKYMEQAKENVSAALRHEIEALIDAMQENP; encoded by the coding sequence ATGAGAGGTGTGGAATATAGAGGGTTGTCTTCGGTAGACGGACCGATTGTCATTACAAAACGGCGCGAAAATGCTTTTTTCGGAGAAATTACTGCAGTGCGGGATAGATCCAGAGGAGTGCGAACGGGAAGAATTATAGATCTTTCTTCTGAATACTGCGTTGTACAAATTTTCGGTTCAACTTCAGGATTAAGTCTTGATCATACTTCAATTGAATTTTTGGAAGCTCCGATGGAACTTCGTGTTTCTGAAGGACTTATGGGAAGAGTTTTTGACGGACTCGGGAAACCGATTGACGGTTATCCGGAAGTTTTTTCTTCAGAGCTACGAAATGTGAACGGATATCCTATTAATCCCTATGCTCGAATTTACCCAAGAGATTTTATTCAAACAGGAATCTCATCAATCGACGGTATGAATACCCTTATTCGCGGACAAAAACTACCCATTTTTTCAGGGAACGGATTATCGCATAATAAACTTACCGCACAAATAATCCGTCAGGCAAAAATACTTTCAGGCGATGAAGAATTTGTGATGGTGTTTGCCGGCATGGGAATCAAGTATGATGTTGCTCGTTTCTTTATCGAAAACTTTGAAAAAACAGGAGTACTTTCTCGTGTAGTAATGTTTTTGTCTCTTGCGGATGCCCCTTCCATTGAGCGTATTATTACCCCTCGCTGTGCCTTAACTGCTGCGGAATATCTTGCGTTTGAAAAAGGCAAGCATGTTTTGGTAGTCCTCACCGATATGACAAACTACTGTGAAGCATTAAGAGAGATTTCGGCAACCTTAAGCGAAGTACCGGGCAGAAAAGGCTATCCCGGATATTTATACTCTGACTTGGCAGAGTTATATGAGCGAGCCGGAAGAATTAAAGGCTCGGAGGGTTCTATTACGCAGATTCCCATTCTAAGCATGCCGAGCGATGATATAAGCCATCCGATTCCCGACCTTACCGGATATATTACCGAAGGACAAATCGTTCTTGATCGGGAATTATTTCAAAAAGGAATATATCCGCCTATTTCTGTTCTACCAAGTCTTTCCCGTCTCATGAAAGACGGTATTGGTGAAGGGATGACAAGAGATGATCATCAGGCAGTTTCCAGCCAGGCTTTTGCAGCCTACTCAAAAGTGCATACGGTCAGAAACCTTGCAGCAATTATCGGTGAAGAAGAGCTTTCTAAAGAGGATAAGCAATACTTGCATTTCGGGGAATTATTTGAGCGGTACTTTTTAGGGCAAGATGAATATGAAAACCGCAGTATTGAGCAAACGCTTGACATTGCATGGGCGCTTCTTTCAGTGCTTCCTCAAAATGAATTATATCGATTAAGCCCGCAACTTAAAGAAAAATATATGGAACAGGCAAAAGAGAACGTAAGCGCTGCCCTACGGCATGAAATTGAAGCTTTAATCGACGCCATGCAGGAAAATCCTTAA